The sequence CTTTATAGTGTCCGTTTTCAGAGTTGGGGTCTGTTGCAATGCTTATTACGGATGAAGTTGCTTCATTTACCCATGTCGTATTAGTTGTAAATTTTAAAACTTCTCCTGCGTTGTTTGCATCATACGTAATTTTTTCAGTATGACCTGAACTCATTTTCCATGAATCACCAGCCTGTGCAATTTGCAAAACTCGGTCTAAAGGTGAATTTTCAATTTCTTTTTCTGCATAAGCGTTTGAAACACCATAATAGGAATTTGCTGTACTTTCATTTGTTATACCTGAGTGTATGGCAGAATTTAGAGTGCTTATAGGAGTGGGTAAAATTTCTTTTGTTATTCTCCCGAATCCATCATAAATGATTGGAGTTACTAAGTCTTTTCCGGTGGTGGTTGCTTTAACATTTACAATCTGTTTAGGTCTACCTAAACCATCATAGTAAGTTACTGCCTCAGATTTTTTGGTGCAATCTTCATTTAAACAAGTAATAGATTGAATGTAGTTTTCGGTTGGGGTAAGCTGTGCAAAAAACTGGCTGTATACAAGGATCGCCAAGAATAATAAATTTTTTTTCATATTGTTTTTTTTGATGAGAACTATTTTTCAATAATGGGGGTAATTATAAATAAAAATATCTATTCCCGAAATAGGTAAAAACACGGTTTTTTTGAGTTATACATTTGCCTGTAAAGCTATACCGGAACAGCGACAGAACGTGTCGTATTTTAAAATTATTCATACTGGGTTAATTTGTAGGCACAAAAAAAGCGTGGAGCTATGTCTACTGCCTTAGAGGTACTGGCATACCCGAACACAAATAAACAAGCCCACGCCGGAGCGTGAGCATTGCATATTCTTGTGTTCTTTGAAAGTGCCAGTTTTCTAAGACAAGAAAGCAAATGCTTTAATTTTTACCGTAAATGTTATTGGTGCGAATTTAAGAAAGATAAATTAAATATCCCTCCAGTGAAATTTTTCAGCCGTCACTTCCTCAGACTTCTCGTTTTTTCAAAACGCTTGTCGTTCGTTGCTCCTTAGTTCAAAATTTCTCAGGCGAAAAAAATACACAAAAATGGGTCAAAAAAATGGTGACTTTTTTAATGTAACAGAAGTTTCTGAAAGGCGGTGATACCTTGCGGAACAGACGATACCTGCAAAATTTATCTTTATCTCACAACCATGCTCCGAATGCGTCACAACTTTATTAGAACCCATGTAATATACTTGCAAATCCTTTATTCATGGTGTTTATAGAGAATTGTAAAAATGTGTCCTTTCAGGAGAACTGGAGATTTTTTCTATTTGTCCTGAATAAATTAAGCAAAAAGGTAAAGGCTTTAATGTGATGTTATATTTGACGTCAGCCGTTTTCAGGGGTTAAAACCCTGAACAATGAAATTTTTTAAAAAAAGTTTCTTCCAAAAATGATTTTTGAGAAAAAACTAAATATTTATAATAAAGAAATGATTGATAAAATTTTAAACCAAAATAGTATGTTAGAAATTATCTTAGCGATCCTCATTGTAGGGATTTTAGTTCTATTCGGAATAGGACTGTTCAGAAAGAAAAAATTTAAAGGGTATCTTAAAATTTTTAATTTGTTTGAGGGAGGGTTTGAATCTGAAGATTAATTTTTTCGGGTTAAGGTGGGATTTTTCCCACCTTTCACCCTCTTATTTAAAATATTTTTCGTCAATAGCAGAGTTAATCAAATTTCTCACCGTTGTTTTTTGATCCAAAGCCATTTGCTTTAATTGTTGCAGTTTTGTTTCAGGAAGCGAAAGTAAAAAAGTTTTTTCGATTGGTTTTATTATACCGTTCTTATTTTCCTGTATTGGTGTTACTACCTTTTGAGAAAGGACTTTGCCTAATAAATTGCTTGTTGAATTATCTTTACTTTTCATATATTTATATGTTTATATACGCATATATGTATATGTTTATATGCTTATGCTAATACTGTTAAAATCTCATTTGTTAACGCTTCTATTTGTGATAGAGCTTTTTTATTATCTTCTACCCCATTATGCAGAGCTGAACGAGAGAAAGCAACCAAATCGGAAACCATTGTTTGAGCAACTTCAATATTGTATTCGCTTAACTGTGTTTTGATCTCATCTGTAAGTGTAGTATTGGGCTTAACCATATTGAAGACAATAAGTGCCTTTTTCTCTCCTTTAGATTGTTTTACGATCTCAATAGTCGATCTAATTGCAAGAACATCAAAAACCCCTGCTTTTGTAGGTATAATAATTACATTCGCAAGGTTGCACAGCTCAGGCAGTTTATTGGATAGATAGGGGGGGGTGTCAATAAATACAAAATCAAAATCAGAATTTTTCAGTTCCGGTAATTTGTCTGGAGGAAGAACCGGAACAGGAGAGAAATTTTTAAAATCAGATAAAGACCCCTGAACATCCATATCAACAATACAAACCTTTGCTTTGTCTTTGAGGTTTACAGCAAGGTTATAGGTAAGCGTTGATTTGCCAACACCTCCTTTTTGGTGTGTAGTAAGAATAAAATAAGGCATATATGTTTATATGTATATATATTTATATGCAAATATATAGTTAATTTTTTACTGGCAAAATTCCCTTTTTCTGATACACACCAACCAAATACCCGACAGAATTTTCAATCTTTAGTTTTCTCTGTCTGATCTTTTCGTTCAGTTCTGTAATTAAGATATCAAAATCCTTTTCTTTTTCTTTTCCGGCAATCAGCTCCGCCTGTTCTTGGCTCAATCCGTATGTGGTTAATTTTGATACAAATTTTTGAATATTTAAAGGTTTTTCAAAATCAATTTCGAGCTGTTTGAATTTTTGAGAATTTATATGCAGGGTAATCCAGTAAAACTCCCGACCTCTTTTTTTGAGTTCATAATCCAATTCAATATCTGTATTCTCAGAAATTTGTTTTCGGGCGATATCAAGAACTTTGATTTTAAAATCACTTATTCTTTCAAATTGTTCATTTCCCTTTTTGTCAATTAATCCAAGCATTTGTTTTAGTTCTTGAATCTCAAAACGCTTTGTTCCAACGCTCCGCCATTGCCGAGCAATAGCATATAATCTTTTAGCATATTTTGAAGAGCAGTTTAATACAGATTTTAACTGTAAGGCTGTAAAATTATTTTTCAGGTCAAAAAAGTAAGGTTTAGCACTTTCATTGATTTTTATATTAAAAGAACCTGTTCCCTTCATGTAATCGACATATTCAAATAACCAAAGCTGGCGGTATCTTTCAGGAGTTTCAATTTCAAATAATCTGCTACCTATTTCTGCTGTCGCATCTCTTAGCTGTTTATAGTTCCATTTGCGCCCCGTTATTTCCTCA comes from Chryseobacterium shigense and encodes:
- a CDS encoding ParA family protein; translation: MPYFILTTHQKGGVGKSTLTYNLAVNLKDKAKVCIVDMDVQGSLSDFKNFSPVPVLPPDKLPELKNSDFDFVFIDTPPYLSNKLPELCNLANVIIIPTKAGVFDVLAIRSTIEIVKQSKGEKKALIVFNMVKPNTTLTDEIKTQLSEYNIEVAQTMVSDLVAFSRSALHNGVEDNKKALSQIEALTNEILTVLA
- a CDS encoding replication initiation protein produces the protein LLRYLYMTDVFICRFYFYLCFSKIKFMELIDSNSSDKLVYQHNVITSGRYDYSACMLDILFMVLSCLEKDKLEYTIHTHDIEEITGRKWNYKQLRDATAEIGSRLFEIETPERYRQLWLFEYVDYMKGTGSFNIKINESAKPYFFDLKNNFTALQLKSVLNCSSKYAKRLYAIARQWRSVGTKRFEIQELKQMLGLIDKKGNEQFERISDFKIKVLDIARKQISENTDIELDYELKKRGREFYWITLHINSQKFKQLEIDFEKPLNIQKFVSKLTTYGLSQEQAELIAGKEKEKDFDILITELNEKIRQRKLKIENSVGYLVGVYQKKGILPVKN